The genomic DNA TCGCGGAATCTCGATGCGTCCGATGACGCGACGCGTGCGGGACGAGGCATTGCGCGCCCGCACTCGACTCTCTGAGCCGCGAACCACTGCGTCCTGCGCCCCCGCGCGTCCGATCGCGGCATCCAGCGCCCGCGACTCGCGCCGCTGAAACGCGGCCGTGTCGGACTGACCCTTGAACCACACGGCCAGCAGCACGAACCCGACGATGAAGAGCGCACTCTGCGCACCATCCATCCAGCGTTGGGCGTTCATTACCACGCCGTCCAGCGCGGATAGCGACGCGCGCGGCGCGGGCGACGCGCGAGCAGGAGCCCGGTCGCAGCCGCGACCGCGAACAGCCCGAACGTGGCGATCATCGGCGAGCGGCTTCCGGTCTGCGGCAGCGTGTCGTCATCGTCGCTGATCGCCTCGGCCGTCGCGGAGACATCCGCATCGGTCGTCTGCGCCATCGTCGGCGTCGTGGTCGAGACTTCGTTCACGCGATGGTCTTCGAGCGGAACACGCTCGATCGCGACCGGCTCGCTGTTGACCGCGACCGGCGCGGTCTCGAGCGCGACCGGATCCACGCCTTCGATCGGGTCGGACGAAATGCTCGCGCGAGGCGCCTTGCTGTAGCTGTAGCCCCGATTCGGAATCACGCGCCGTGCGTAGAACTGCCCGTTCTCCATCAGGAGGAACTCGGCGCGCATGGCCATGCCGACCGACAGATCGGGCGGCAACAGCGTGCGCGAGTCCATGAGCAGCGTGACGCGCTCGGGATCGGAGACGCAGCCATCGCGGTCCCGACGGTCAGGGCCAGCGCGGCGCAAACGAGGGTGATCACGCGGTGCTTCATCGGATGCCGTCCTTTCGTCGTTCGAGCGAACTTTGAGAGTTCGAAGACCGCGCCGAGCGGAACCAGCGGCTCGGGCCGGGGTCTGCATGACGGGGACTTACAGGGCGAAATCGGTGCCAGCGAGCGGAATTGGACGCCGTTTCACGCCAGCCCTTACTGAGCAACGTGATACGGGTGGTTGTTTCAATCGTCCCGCACTGTTATGAAGCACTCCCCCATGGTCGATCGTGGAGGATCTTTCAAACTCCGCAGGCCATTAGTTCAACGAGGAGACGGCTCCCGCATGGCGATCCTGGGTCTCAACGACGTTCGCATCGCCTTCGCCGGACCTCCGCTTCTCGACTCGGTGAACGTCCAGATTGAGGATGCCGAGCGGATCGGACTGCTGGGACGCAACGGCGCCGGCAAGTCGACGCTGCTCAAGATCCTCGAGGGCACGCTGGCCCCCGATGACGGCGAGATCGCGAGGCGCCCCGGCCTGCGGGTCGCGAGCCTGCAGCAGGACGTGCCGCTCGACCTCGCGGGCACCGTCGTCGACTACCTGCACGACGTGTGCGGGGTCGCGCACAGCGACGCATCGTGGGAGATCGAAACCCGCATCCAGCAGGCGGCGCACGACCTCTCGATCGATCTGCCCGCAGAGATCCGCACCTTGTCCGCGGGATCCAAGCGACGCGTGCTGCTCGCGGCGGCCCTGGTGCGCGATCCCGATCTGTTGATCCTCGACGAGCCCACCAACCATCTCGACATCGATGCGATCCGCCACCTCGAAGACTCGCTGCGACGGCGCCGCGGCACACTGCTGTTCGTCACCC from Candidatus Eisenbacteria bacterium includes the following:
- a CDS encoding LPXTG cell wall anchor domain-containing protein, with translation MDSRTLLPPDLSVGMAMRAEFLLMENGQFYARRVIPNRGYSYSKAPRASISSDPIEGVDPVALETAPVAVNSEPVAIERVPLEDHRVNEVSTTTPTMAQTTDADVSATAEAISDDDDTLPQTGSRSPMIATFGLFAVAAATGLLLARRPRRARRYPRWTAW